The Hordeum vulgare subsp. vulgare chromosome 4H, MorexV3_pseudomolecules_assembly, whole genome shotgun sequence genomic interval TGAATCATTTcgtatgttgcttgcatttgcttctcatcataactttcaaatggatgtgaagagtgcatttctaaaTGGTCCCCTTcaggagttggtatatgtcaagcagCCCCTAGGGTTCGAGGATCcgaagttccccaatcatgtttatgttctcgataaggcactatatggccctaaacaagccccacgtgcatggtatgagcaccttaccgagttgttgcaagatcatgggttagaaattgggaaaattgatgcCACTCTTTTCACAAATAAAATTAAAGGGagattgttcatatgccaactatatgttcatgatattgtatttggttctcctaacaaagcttttagtgAATACTTTGTCGCACTAATGACcaaaagtttgagatgtctatgatgggagagttgaagttcttccttggattcagAGTCAATCaatgaagtcaaggaaccttcatcaatccaGCAAAAtgtactcaagacatgctcaaaaggttcaacaTCGATGAACTCAAACCGGCCAAGGCAAACACTCCATGCCACTCAAATGCCAACATGACttagatcccaatggtaaagttgtgtatcaaaaggtataccgctctatgattgtctctttgctttatctttgtgcatctagactagaTATTATGTtgggtgtgggaatttgtgcatgatcTCAATCCGCACCACAGAGAAGTCACTTGGTTGCTGTCAAGCAAATCTTTTGATATTTTGCTCATTCCCCAAGCTTTGGCTTATgatatcccaaaggtgcttcgtTTGATCTCATAGGTTATTCGGACGCGGATTGGGGGAGACCATGTACAGAGCAAGTGAACTTCCGGAGGTTTCCAGTTCCTTGATCACTCTCTAATAAGTTGGTATTCAAAGAaataaaattgtgtttctctcttgtCAACCGAGGCCGAATATGTACTTGTCGTAAGTTGATGTGCTcagttgctttggatgaggcaaaaTTTAGAGGATTACAATGTCACTTgttacaaagtgcctctttattgtgataatgaaagtgttaTATCGATCTCCAACAACTCGGTTCAACACTACAAGatgaagcacattgatattcgtcatcatttcatctGGATGATATCAAGCGTGGGGGGATCGATCTTATTCACCTCAACACTAAtgaaaaacatgtagaattttCATGAAGCCATTTgatgaagcaagatttcacgacttaaggcatgagctaaatatcattgcttcgagcaatgtggattgacgttaggcacaccccaccaatatcatcatactatcttgtttagatgtaggcatggatttagggagagtgttgttctatcaatgaactctccctccccctattttgcataaatcaatcaagtctttcacattagtcgTTCTTGATGAAAATTGTGCTTCAAaaacgagttttggtcatgggcccaaggttaaaatcttcgcggtgccataccaattgactcaaaacataggtggcttcggtcACCGCCCCTCCTAGTGAGGCGTTTGATTTTTGAGAGTTTGTTTGTGTTTTGTGTCACCCCAAGTTGATTTATCTCTGGTTTATTTCTTCACAACTTGGTGTATCCCCTTCACAGTGACTGTGTTTTGAGTCTCCTGCCCATTTCTTGTAAAACAAAATCATGTTTTAAGCATTTGCCATCAACACGGAGTCTCCTTGCCGCCATATGGAGAAGTACTACTATGGCCCTAAGTGGTACTACCTCGGATTAGAGTTAGTACAACTTCCACCactggtactaccgctcatgcaaAAAAATAGAAGGTTATGGGGCACGGGCATGTAGGGACCCCGacccataagtcgtgatcaccaaaTGTACGCGCACAATGATCCCAGAGATGAatactcactgaacacacaaaaacagaataAGAAGAGTGTTACATCCATTACATACCGTTTTACTCGAATGTGGCCTTCATGACCAAGTCTTCATAGAATTACAGTGGAAACCTTCATCgatagtgtgaacccatgccatctgccttaaccctacatgcattctcaatggaaagcgtcctagctcgcacgtaCGTCAACAAGTACTCTTCATCATATCCTGTTATTTCATGCTTGACCAATaaattaacaagtggcaagccaatgagtactttgaaagtactcgcaagcaacccatgtttggaataaggcaataatgatgcatgatatagcactagcgAGGTATGTTGCAAAAAGAAAGTTTTGAGTGCATTGTCATGGTCAAACAatttgtaaaagcatgcatcaacaggttgcagatatccatacGAACATGTTATAAATATCAACTTCATAAGGGGTttaacatctcatgttcattcatGATGTCAAGTCAtgtgacttagctcaagtatcgtctttgtcacacacacacaccaagtttgtgaaaacactggacatagtttaagcaacacTGCACaattatccttgaccgtggacacgactattcgaatacttttacactctgtagaggttgcatgTTGtatccacaagactcggggaacttccgtgtcatccacggctCGTGGTATATTTCATAcctgaggtaagcacccgaacaatgcctttcccctggcgacactaaacaaagagtccacccaTTAGTACATGGCCCTCATGATGTACACCATACGGGACTCGCTCCAGATCGTACCATCCAAGAGGGGActcaacggtgtgcccggtgtgtGTAAAAgcagcccatggtcgccctacttggcacgaccccgtattgagagtgaccacaccactccctccactagtaatggaGGCTTTGTGCTAACATTAACCAAGGTAATCAATAAAGCCCCGTCCTgtcaaggggtatcgtggtcgcacatgtcaggttgggatggtcgacaaatcttaaatctctctgttttcaaaaacacacacacacacaacttgtcTTGGTACACCAATTCTTTCTCAGGTGGTCGCCTaatctcaacaccatctccccTCGTCATTAGTGGCACCAGATGGGTTTTCggaagtctttgaaatcattcATTTTCtaacaccatgcatattcccaaaccatcatacaccaaatttcagcttaatccattgattcatttgatcccagcttcgacATCCATATTTTTGcatagtgtggtactttgcaaagcaagtgtcagctaggttcatccatttgagataaaattttggcaagatagtctccttagtagatgatcatcctcagccaaattttaggcccattgtctatgtgcattgcccgcaccgctaatcaaacacttggctgctaattcatgtttgagtttAGTTCGGTCtcttcgtgagattcttctattgtattcttattCTTGACACCTAACGAGGGAGTGtctaacccaccagacatgcctattccacccagaatgCGTGACAACGCAACGGTAACGCGGTGACCACGCGgctcgcatgcaagttcacgcgttCTGGAGCTGGggtcctcgaccaccatccaaacctcagcGTCAAGCAACCACACCATGTAATTCTTGTTAAATAGATATGTatgacctataaatgattttcggaaaaataaatagcaaattataatgcagctgcagttcaaatttgacccgcttcctgctGAATCGAcgacaatttgtctttttcactagaggtggataaaagcttttaacacccgaccattttgtcaattgtacattaaatatggcctagtattttagaaaaatgatttggtacaattttgaaagaaatatatggtaggtcattcacaaaaaaactcatttcggacacttgaaaaatggaaaatgaatttttcatacaagaaaaatgaaaacttccttaatcaacattgtttttcaatccaatatgcacccttgtgcataatattagatcgtttgaacgaactatgccatgaatgtggtcataagattgatcatttggctcaaAAGCCACgaatcttcacacacgatagccAATTTCTGAgaaaacttttttaaaataatcactgtattacaagtttattatttttcctggtaacttggtcacatattatgacacaacacgaaggttttgcattttttgatttttttagtttgttatgctcgtttcaaaatgcggtcgaaacggcgggcttgaccgttcatagctaggggttcAATCTTGCCAAAACTTTGTTGgaactctgattaaatagatacttatttacctaaaatgattttaggaaaaaatcatgagaaaactatgaggcacctctagttcaaatttgacccgcttccttctAAATCGGtggcaatttgtctttttcactagaggaggataaaagcttttaatatCCAACcaatttgtcaattgtacattaaatatgacctagtattttataaaaatgatttggtacaattttgaaacaaatatatggtaggttcttcacaaaaaaactcatttcgggcacttgaaaaatggaaaatgaatttttcatacaaggaaaatgaaaacttccttaatcaagatTGTTTCCCATTCCAATAtgaacccttgtgcataatattaggtcgtttcaacaaactatgccatgaatgtggttataagattgatcatttggctcgaaagccatgaatcttcacatacTATAGCCATTtatgagaacacttttttaaaataatcaccgtattacaagtttattatttttcctggtaacttggtcacatattatgatACAAGGCGaaggtttttcatttttttcatttttttttgaatttttcatgaccatttcaaaatgcggtcaaaacgatgGGTATGACCGTTCTTACCTAGTgtttgaatcttggaaatattttgatatttctctgattaaatagatacttttgtatctataaatgatttttagaaaaaataaaaagaaatctaTAAtgaagctgcagttcaaatttgacccgcttccagctgaatcgacgaaaatttatctttttcacgagaggtggataaaagcttttgacatccAACCATTGGGTTAATTTTATGTTAAATATggtctagtattttagaaaaatgatttgatcCAATTTTGCAATAAATACatggtaggttcttcacaaaaaaactcattttaggCACTCGAAATATGAAAATATTGAATATTTCATTTTAAAAAATTGTAATTAAGGTCTAAAGAATATGAAATTTGACATGGTATTAGTTCATCATTTCTAGAAGGCATGGAAAGATATTTGAGATTTTTTGCTAAATATTAACGTGTTTATTTTATCAAAAGTCATAGGGTAAAAAAACACAATTTTGTTGCCGGTTTCCTATTGGCTAAAACCTCCTCTcccggatcgatgacgtggcaggGCAGTCAGCCCGAGTCGAGCTGATCTGAGCCGTCAAAGCCAATGATCCAACGGATCCAAACACTGCGCGCCCGTCCTTCACTTTCTAAACGAGAAAAAATGCAAACCCTAACTTGTCCGACTGATTCACCCCCTCCCTCGTCTCGTCTCTCCACCCCGCCTCCGTCTCCTACCCACCGCCGCCACTCCCACCCAAACCCCTCGTCCACCGCCACCATGGACAGGGCCCCGCCGCCCGGCGCTTCTCGCAATGCCGTCGGCCAGCGGTGGCTCACTGTCTTCACCTTCCTGGCCACGCTCTCGGCCGCCGCCTCCGTAATCCACCTCGCGGTGTccccgagccgccgccaccctagcCTCGGGGTACCCCCGGCCCCCACAACCGCCTCGCGCCGCTCTGCCTGCTGATGGATCCGGCCACGCCCGCCTCCGATGCCGACGTCTACGTCGAGGCCAACGGGGAGGACGGCGCGGATGACTCGGAGTTCGCGGACGCCCAGGCGGGAGCGGGGGGACCACCGTGCTGCTGGACCTGCGTCGTGGTGCTGCTCGCGGCGGCCTTCGGGGAGCACCTGGCGCCCACCGTGCTGGGCCTAGGCGGGGTCTGGTCCGGCTGCCTCGTGCAGACGCTCGTCATCATGCAGCGCCCGCTGCTGCTGCCGGCGGACCGCGAGAGggtcgccgccaccgccaccgccgccgcggtCGTTCTGCCGCTGCCGCCCAAGCATAAGTCGGTCGATTCCTGCCTTCTCCCCTTCTTTTGGTTAGGAACCATCAGCGAATCAGGTGGCTTCCCTTCCTTCATTGCTCAGGAATATTCGGGCCTTCCATTAATGCTTTCCCCTTTCCATTTGTCGCCTTCCCTGCAAGATTGGTTGGGTTAGCACCTCTTTTTTTGGTTGATCGGTTCATGTCCGATAAGTTTGGTCCAAGGATTCCGCATTTGTCGGGAACAGTTCATTTCAATTGCTCGATTAACCTGTGCTTGTCTCCTGTGCGGTTCACCACTGATTCTAACCCTGTTACAGCCTCTACAGCCATTTCATTTGTTCTGTTCTATGTTCAGGAATCTACAAGAACAATGGCTATCTGATGGTGTCCTGCAATGGCGGTCTCAACCAGATGCGCGCAGCTGTAAGTACAGCTTGTGACAATCTCAATGCATCTAATCTACTGCGCTGCCTATATTTCTGAGCCATTGCTGATGTCCAAATGCTGAAACTGAACCATGAAAGTTGCACTGTTAAATCAGATATGCGATATGGTGACGGTTGCAAGATACTTTAATGTCATACTCATCGTGCCGGAGTTGGATAAAACTTCATTTTGGGTTGATCCTAGGTCAGCGTTTCTATGTGCAGTCACTGCATTTCTTAACAATTCAGTGAAGGACTGCCTTTGCCTTatcccttttctgttgcttagcatGCTGATCATGTTTAATTTATGCTTAGCATGCTGCTGCTGTTTGTGCCGATTTAATTTATGCTTAGCATGCTGCTATTTATACTTAAGGATGTAGGCCATAATTTAATTTATACTTAAGGATGTACGCCATAATTTATGCTGCTATTTATACATAATGTAAACTGAAGGCCATAATTTAATTTATGCTTAGCATGCTGCTGCTGTTTGTGCCGATTCAGTAGTAATGATAAATGTGGAAAACTGTAAGGTCTCTCAACTTGGGATGTAGATCATGCTGTTCCATATCGATGTTGTGGGCCGACGCTTAGATACGACAGACAGTACCTGTGCATTGGTGTCCTGGAAACCCCCTTGAAGATAATAACTTACCATTATGTGCTTTGTATAATATAGTGTGTAGTGTCACCACTATCTAGGTACTGGATGGTCTCTTTGCTGATGGGTCCTCACAGTCGTTGTGCAATAGCATGATTGTTTATCGTACATTTGTTTCTTTTCTACATTGTGTGTCTAAATTTTTCACAGTCTACTTTGTTGTCCATCACTTAAAATGCTGGCTGAAAAAACACTGATCCCTGATGTCAAAACATCCTGAAAAAGGGTACGCATGTATTTTGTTTGTAAATTTATCAAAAAAACTGGCATATCTGAAGCATGAATGGAAAAAATTTAGCGCTCTCACAATATTTGTACCCTTTGTATAATGCAAGTTTTGTGCTCCTAAAAGAATTACATTTTAGAGACCTAGATTTGTTTCTTTTGCTCAGGTGCAAAATAATGTTTTCTTTTCCAAGAAAAACTTCCCGAATCTGCATGGGTCAAACATTTCACATGTAATTTTACCTGAATTTTAGGACACTCAAATTATTTTTTTACTATCTACTAAGGAAGCACATGCTCCTGCATTCCATTTTATCTATATTTGTCATTCTTACTTGTTGAATATCTACCGTATGATTACGACTTATGACCCGTTGATGGAGATTCCCTTTTAATTTGCAGGGACTTTATTCATGTTTCTCCTGAGATCGAGGATGAAGAAGTTGGAAAAATAAATGCATGCTGGATCTAGGGAGGTGTAGGACTTTGTTGTAATGCCCTTTTTTCTGGGAATTTTGTTGTACTGGTGATTTTGCTAAGAATTTGGTGTATATTTGCTTGCCACCATGTTtactttaaatttatttttggaTTGGAAAATATATTGGCATTGAATCTGGATTGAATGTATATCTATGATGTAAATATTATTTGATATGAAGAGGCACAACCCAAATCAAGAAGTGGATAAAATGTCTATTGGATCAAATCTGTTTGGGCTTTGAAAAGGCCATGGCTCAAAATATATTAGTGGGAACAAAGGCTGGAAATTAAAATAAATTAAACTATAAAATGAATGAGGCCCAAAAAGGAAATAACATGTAAAATTCcatgaacaaaaaataaaataaaaggatgAATTATTGGCCGAGTCCCATGTACGTAACCAAAATTAATAGAAAAAAATATATGTAAAAAGGCCGAATTGTTGGGCTCGGCCCATTTAAAACATCGAATTGGACCGGGTTAATTCTATGCCACATCAGCTTGCCATGTCAGATCCGACGTGGCGTGAGTAGATTGCTATTGACCAAAATAATTTGAATGCTTTCGTTTGGTcgtaaaatcctacgaccaatccagcAAAAATGACGTTATAGTTAattagagaccctcagcttttgaccttttgtttttggtcgtaaaaaggtcgcaaatgaaaatcaatgaccattcgatgaccaatattgaaggtcgttagttgacatatttcttgtagtgtaaatagaggctcactagggatagtgtgttgtctatgtatccacacatgtatttgagttttctaataaatacaattctagcatggataataaacgattatcatgaacaaggaaatataataataaccaatttattattgcttctagggcatatttccaatagtgtcccacttgcactagagtcaataatccagttaaCGTCACGATGTGatcgtaatgaatctaacacccatggggtttgatcatatcttgcttgtgagagagggtttattagtcaacgggtctgaacctttcagatctgtgtgtgctttacaaatctctatgtcatcctatagatactGCTACCACCCGCCATTCCGAACTATTACAAATGAgtgctccactatacaaatccggtttactactcagagttatccggattaatgTTAAAGCTTGcagcaacgtaaccctttacgacaaactcttttatcacctccataatcgagaaatttcctcagtccactagttactaaggataacttttgaccgttgtccagtaatccattcctggatcacttttgtaccccttgatagattcCACGCAAGGCACacgtcaggtgcggtacacaacataacatACTGTAGAGCCTACAACTAATGCATTGGGGACGACCTTcgttctttctctttcttctgctgtggtcaggttttgagtctcactcaatactcacaccttattgccaagaactctttctctgactggtctatttttgaactccttcaaaatcttgtcacggtatgtattcatttgaaagttctaataagcgtttttatctatctctatatatcttgatgctcaatgttcaagtagctcaatccaggtttcctTTGGAAAACTCCATTCAAACAACCAtttatgctttccataaattctacattatttccgatcaacaatatctcgaccacatatactaatcagaaattctatagtgctcccacacacttctttgaaaatacaagtttctcataaaccttgtataaacccaaaatctttgatcatctcatcaaagcatatattccaactccgagatgcttactccagtccatagaaggatcgttggagcttgcatactttttagcatccttaggatcaaaaaaaccttctggttgtatcacatgcaacctttcctcaaggaaaccgtcgagaaaacaatgttttgacatcgtatctgcaagatttcataaataatgcaacatctgcaaacataattccaacagacttttagcatcgctacgagtgagaaagtctcattatagtcaactctttaaacttgtcaaaaacatcttttcgacaagtcgagctttcttaaagaTGACATTTACAATCATCGcccatcttccttttaaagatccatttgtacctaaagccttacgaccatcaagtagttcttccaaagtctacactttgtttttatacgtggatcctacctcggatttcatggtatCCATCCATTCGTCAGaattcaggcccaccatcgcttctccttaGCTCGTAGGTTTAttattgtccagcaacatgacctccaagataggattaccgtaccactctggagctgtacgcgtccttgtcgacctacgaggattggtagtaacttgatccgaagattcatgatcaccatcatcagctatccacttcaactagtgtaggcgcgaGAGGTACATCTTCCTATACCCTGCTACTCATttcttgaagtgacagttcaataacctcaccAAGTttgcaccatcctcccactcaattctttcgagagaaaccttttctcaaaaaaaaggacccttttctggaaacaaacactttgtttttggatctgatataggaggtattcccaactattttgggtatcctatgaagatgcatttatccgctttgggttcgagcttatcaggctgaaactttttcgcaTAAGcgccgtagccccaaacttttaataaACGACATCTTagttttctccaaaccatagttcatacggagtcatctcaacggaattacgtggtgacctatttaaagtgaatgcggttgactctaatgcctaacccaaaacaatagtggtaattcgataagagaaatcatagtatgcaccatatccaatagggcgcggttatgacattcggacacaccatcacacgttggtgttccaggtggcattagttgtgaaaacatttccacattgtcttaattgtgtaccaaactcgcaactcagatattcatctctacgatcacatcgtagacattttatcctcttgtcacgatgatcttcaacttcactctgaaattacttgaaccttttaataattcagacgtgtgtttcatgaattaaatatactagtatctactcaaatcatctcagaagtaagaacataatgatatccactgcgtgactcgacactcatcggactgcatacataaaaaatgtattacttcaaataacttactttcttgttccatctcactggaaaaatgaggccttcagtcatcttgcccatatggcatgatttgcatgtatca includes:
- the LOC123448337 gene encoding rhamnogalacturonan I rhamnosyltransferase 1-like isoform X1, producing the protein MDPATPASDADVYVEANGEDGADDSEFADAQAGAGGPPCCWTCVVVLLAAAFGEHLAPTVLGLGGVWSGCLVQTLVIMQRPLLLPADRERVAATATAAAVVLPLPPKHKSVDSCLLPFFWLGTISESGIYKNNGYLMVSCNGGLNQMRAAICDMVTVARYFNVILIVPELDKTSFWVDPRDFIHVSPEIEDEEVGKINACWI
- the LOC123448337 gene encoding uncharacterized protein LOC123448337 isoform X2, translated to MDPATPASDADVYVEANGEDGADDSEFADAQAGAGGPPCCWTCVVVLLAAAFGEHLAPTVLGLGGVWSGCLVQTLVIMQRPLLLPADRERVAATATAAAVVLPLPPKHKSVDSCLLPFFWLGTISESGIYKNNGYLMVSCNGGLNQMRAAGLYSCFS